A single window of Salvia splendens isolate huo1 chromosome 8, SspV2, whole genome shotgun sequence DNA harbors:
- the LOC121743292 gene encoding cell division control protein 45 homolog, translating into MRELSIESFYARLRQSAIASASSAPLLIFPSTSDADSLCALKIIGHVLESDSIRYACYPVSSFKEIHKYAGPNLSSSANEPITILLINWGCHRDLRRDLQIGPLARVFVVDSHRPIHLHNLSDQNDCVVVLYTKDDENQADLVYDFDVSTVANASELNSDGEVEEDSESEDENDSDVEEGGEVGRKRRRDSENEGNPDKLFKKLKRDYYYMGTYHGKPSGCLMYELSHSLRKNKNELLWLACVALTDQFVHERLTEERYQAGVMELEQHINSSGNLDAITSVTLKDGTKVTVPDSSRIAYEDEPRLMLLQEWNLFDSMLCSSYVATKLKTWSDPGLKNMQLLLARMGFAREECKQKYQYMSVEIKHRMKDMFQKFLPEIGLRDFYYRGFLLLHGYSSKVSAADVVYGVTALLESFVEADGSSGSKQFGVAYDALSLNNVEKLELGMRQAIKVQRAVLRQGSTAITKKGSIRSGSKFRWVKLEDTADAKLLCHPQALTKFGFFLMDALREKGARMKPLICVCYTEEQRKVLIVGICGKPRLGARNGNAFGIAFRSAADETRAEYFHELFESSWIVLEAAAVNSFMIRLTEKLL; encoded by the coding sequence ATGAGGGAGCTAAGCATTGAGTCATTTTATGCACGGCTAAGACAGTCAGCTATAGCCTCAGCTTCATCCGCCCCTCTTCTAATCTTCCCCTCAACCTCAGATGCTGATTCACTATGTGCGTTGAAAATCATAGGGCATGTTCTTGAATCTGATTCAATTAGGTATGCCTGTTACCCGGTTTCTAGTTTCAAGGAAATCCACAAGTATGCAGGGCCAAATCTTAGTTCATCCGCGAATGAGCCCATAACCATCTTGTTGATTAATTGGGGTTGCCATAGGGATCTTAGGAGGGACCTGCAGATCGGTCCCTTAGCTCGAGTTTTCGTTGTTGACAGTCATAGGCCGATCCATTTGCATAATTTGAGTGACCAGAATGACTGTGTGGTGGTGCTTTACACGAAGGATGATGAGAACCAGGCCGATCTTGTTTATGATTTCGATGTGTCCACTGTTGCGAATGCGAGTGAATTGAACAGTGACGGTGAGGTTGAGGAAGATTCGGAGagtgaagatgaaaatgatagTGATGTTGAGGAGGGTGGGGAAGTAGGTAGAAAGAGGAGGAGAGATTCTGAAAATGAGGGGAATCCTGATAAGTTGTTTAAAAAGTTGAAGAGAGACTATTACTATATGGGAACGTACCATGGGAAGCCGTCAGGATGCTTGATGTATGAGCTGTCACATTCTCTAAGGAAGAACAAGAATGAGTTACTCTGGTTGGCTTGTGTGGCTTTAACTGATCAGTTCGTACACGAGAGGTTAACTGAAGAGAGATACCAGGCGGGGGTTATGGAACTCGAGCAGCATATTAACAGCTCAGGAAACTTGGATGCTATTACATCAGTCACACTCAAGGATGGCACAAAGGTTACTGTGCCCGATTCTTCCAGAATCGCTTATGAGGACGAGCCTAGGTTGATGTTATTGCAAGAGTGGAACTTGTTCGACTCAATGCTGTGCTCATCGTATGTGGCAACTAAACTGAAGACTTGGAGTGACCCCGGGTTGAAAAATATGCAGCTTCTTTTGGCTCGGATGGGTTTTGCAAGAGAAGAATGCAAACAGAAATACCAATACATGAGTGTGGAGATCAAACACAGAATGAAAGATATGTTTCAAAAGTTCCTACCCGAGATTGGACTCAGGGATTTCTACTATAGAGGTTTCCTGCTGTTGCACGGGTATAGCTCGAAAGTCTCTGCTGCAGATGTGGTGTATGGGGTTACTGCTCTTCTAGAGTCGTTCGTGGAGGCAGATGGATCTTCTGGCTCGAAACAGTTTGGTGTGGCGTATGATGCGTTGTCCCTCAACAATGTCGAGAAGCTGGAACTGGGAATGAGGCAGGCTATCAAGGTGCAACGGGCTGTTCTCAGACAAGGAAGCACAGCCATAACGAAGAAGGGGTCGATAAGGAGTGGGAGTAAGTTCAGATGGGTGAAACTCGAAGACACTGCTGATGCAAAACTCTTATGTCACCCTCAGGCTCTAACTAAATTCGGGTTCTTCCTGATGGATGCTCTACGCGAGAAGGGAGCAAGGATGAAGCCTCTGATATGCGTTTGCTACACTGAGGAACAGAGGAAAGTGCTGATTGTTGGCATATGTGGGAAGCCACGCCTTGGCGCACGAAATGGAAATGCGTTTGGGATTGCCTTCAGAAGCGCGGCTGATGAGACCAGAGCTGAGTACTTTCATGAGCTCTTTGAGTCGTCGTGGATAGTCTTGGAGGCGGCTGCAGTAAATTCATTCATGATCAGGTTAACTGAGAAACTGTTGTGA
- the LOC121743563 gene encoding RPM1-interacting protein 4-like: MAKQRSNVPKFGNWENEQNDVPYTVYFNNARKNKGGKMINPNDPQENPDMFAHLEPSPLAPATPPPPYAKSGARQEEPTGRRAVRPAPEQRDGDFGQFNKNEPNYGSGRGNGQRFGRSARPSTANSELSFERSPLHPQPRPQAINAMGRGTGSPAWEGSRGHDSSHGTPSRSRLRPTRSDEANDKGAAIPKFGAWDENDPQSAENFTHIFNKVREDRNYEGGNGNGPTTPNHHTSYARVSRSNEPKKCCFPWW, translated from the exons ATGGCA AAGCAAAGGTCAAATGTCCCAAAATTTGGCAACTGGGAAAACGAACAAAACGACGTTCCTTACACAGTTTACTTCAACAATGCAAGGAAAAACAAGGGAGGAAAGATGATAAACCCGAACGATCCACAAGAGAATCCAGATATGTTCGCTCATCTCGAACCTTCGCCTCTTGCTCCGGccactcctcctcctccttatGCGAAATCGGGAGCCAGACAGGAGGAGCCGACTGGGAGGCGGGCTGTTAGGCCTGCCCCCGAGCAAAGAGACGGTGATTTTGggcaatttaataaaaatgagccAAATTATGGTAGTGGCCGTGGTAACGGCCAAAGATTTGGCCGCTCTGCACGGCCTAGTACTGCAAACTCAGAGTTAAGCTTTGAACGTTCGCCTCTCCATCCTCAACCTCGCCCTCAAGCAATCAATGCTATGGGGCGAGGCACTGGATCCCCGGCTTGGGAAGGTTCTAGAGGCCACGATAGTAGCCATGGCACGCCTTCTAGGTCGCGCCTAAGGCCAACTCGCTCGGATGAAGCG AATGACAAAGGAGCGGCGATTCCAAAATTTGGGGcatgggatgagaacgaccctCAGTCGGCTGAAAACTTCACGCACATATTCAACAAAGTGAGGGAGGATCGAAACTATGAGGGCGGGAATGGGAACGGCCCGACTACTCCGAACCATCATACATCATACGCACGGGTGTCACGCTCCAACGAGCCTAAG AAATGTTGCTTTCCTTGGTGGTAG